Proteins from one Tetrapisispora phaffii CBS 4417 chromosome 8, complete genome genomic window:
- the SMI1 gene encoding Smi1p (similar to Saccharomyces cerevisiae SMI1 (YGR229C); ancestral locus Anc_5.100), whose amino-acid sequence MDLFKKKVKELFYTYSTSDHYAEYDPNSTPNFNMNSRSGNRNQSKVYLNSNNTYSNSGVDEEMGYHDNAEAIDIENFNANDNEGVSEVILAWTHIDKWSSENNPDLNATLDDPCTHNDVLRAEEDLDIIFPPSVRASLKIHNGQEDLESITGTSGLVYGLQLMKLDEIVHMTQTWRNVAASLKRRQEQQQSRQRAQEGSSSTQGQSQSQFKLANIPEQKSIPPHAIQPVYANAGWIPLLTDLAGNHVGVDLAPGELGKYGQVIIFGRDFDTKYVVANNWGIFLLSFANDLEVGNWYLVDDSDDYLNGDGELAFRDKSRNGPIKEYLDVLKDRAIGSYKVLIQAAQHAQETTQNTNVPTEKAPSRVVSESVNNFNDEEMIMTEDEEEPAKEEPVEEEPVEEEPVKKGPVKKEPVKKDPVKEEPVEEEEAEEEAVKEEVIKDEKSKETEDIDNLKKDLENVAL is encoded by the coding sequence ATGGATTTATTTAAGAAAAAAGTTAAGGAACTGTTCTACACTTATAGTACCTCAGACCATTATGCTGAGTACGATCCGAATTCAACtccaaattttaatatgaACTCCAGAAGTGGCAATAGAAACCAAAGCAAGGTATATCTAAACAGTAATAATACTTATAGTAACAGTGGTGTCGATGAAGAGATGGGTTATCATGATAACGCTGAAGCAATTGATATTGAGAACTTCAATGCAAACGACAATGAAGGTGTATCAGAGGTCATTTTAGCATGGACACACATAGATAAGTGGTCTTCCGAAAATAATCCTGATTTAAATGCAACTTTAGATGATCCCTGTACTCATAATGACGTCCTAAGGGCCGAAGAAGATCTGGATATTATATTTCCTCCATCAGTAAGGgcttctttaaaaattcataaTGGTCAAGAAGATTTGGAATCCATCACAGGGACCTCAGGTTTAGTTTATGGTTTacaattgatgaaattagaTGAAATCGTACATATGACACAGACTTGGAGAAACGTAGCTGCCAGTCTGAAAAGACGTcaagaacaacaacaaaGTCGTCAGCGTGCCCAAGAAGGTTCATCAAGCACTCAAGGTCAGTCGCAAAGTCAGTTTAAATTAGCAAATATCCCTGAACAAAAATCGATCCCTCCTCATGCTATTCAACCAGTATATGCTAATGCAGGTTGGATTCCTTTATTGACAGATTTGGCTGGTAATCATGTTGGTGTTGATTTAGCTCCTGGTGAATTGGGTAAATACGGTcaagttattatattcGGTAGAGATTTTGATACCAAATACGTCGTAGCTAACAACTGGGGtatctttttattatcttttgCTAATGACTTGGAGGTTGGTAATTGGTATCTAGTTGATGATTCTGACGATTACTTAAATGGTGACGGTGAACTAGCATTTAGAGACAAAAGCAGAAACGGTCCAATCAAGGAATATTTAGATGTATTGAAGGATAGAGCCATCGGATCGTATAAAGTATTGATACAAGCTGCTCAGCACGCACAGGAAACTACACAGAATACCAATGTTCCAACTGAAAAGGCTCCTTCAAGAGTTGTAAGCGAAAGTGTAAACAATTTTAACGATGAAGAAATGATAATGACcgaagatgaagaagagcCGGCCAAGGAAGAACCAGTCGAAGAAGAGCCAGTCGAAGAAGAGCCAGTTAAGAAAGGGCCAGTTAAGAAAGAGCCAGTTAAGAAAGATCCAGTTAAGGAAGAGCCAGTTGAAGAAGAGGAGgcagaagaagaagcagttaaagaagaagttaTCAAGGATGAAAAATCCAAAGAAACTGAAGACATTGAcaatttaaagaaagatttagaaaatgtAGCATTATAA